The genomic stretch CTGACCAGGTAATATATTCCTGGTCGCGTACCTGTAGCAGCATATCCAGTTTTTCAGCAAAAAGTGTATCATAGTCATCAAGATCAAATCCAAAAAGCGGGAAGGCCTCTATGGCAGACCCACGCCCAACGACCAGTTCTGCTCGTCCCTTTGAAATAAGATCCAGGGTGGCAAAACGCTGGTATACCCGCACGGGGTCATCGGTACTTAATACTTTAACCGCACTGTTCAGACGGATCCGTTTGGTGCGGGCAGCAGCGGCTGAGAGGATCACCGCTGGTGCAGAATCAAGAAATTCCTTTTTATGGTGCTCGCCAATCCCAAACACATGAAGTCCTGCTTCATCGGCCCTTACAATCCTGTCCAACAACTGTTCCATGGCATCTGCACTGCTCAGGGTGGTACTTCCGTACATGGCCGATGCAAAACTATCAATTCCTATTTCCATTATATTCTATATTGTAGATCGTTAAAACGGTACGTACTTACCCTGTTTTGGCCTTGCTGTTCATCCCAAAGGGACCATTCTGGTCTTTTTCATTTTTAAAGTTTTCAATCAAGAAAATATTACTTGAATAAATACTTTCCCTATCTCGAGCGATTGGTCATGCTCGAACATCGTCAATTTCCTTGTACGTGTCAAACACCTTCTTTGCGAAAGGGCACAATGGCAGGATTTTCAGATTGTTGTCTCGGGCATATTCCACTGCTGCCATCACCATTTGCTTGCCCATCCCTCTTCCACTGTAATTTTCCTCAACGCCAGTATGGTCAATAATAAACTTTGATTTACCAGCCCACACGTAGGTCATTTCCCCTGCAAATTTGTCGTTTTCATAAATAACAAAGCGTCCTTTTCTTCGGTCTTCTTCCCTTTCTATTTTTATCATTGTTTTATGTTTCTGTTTTAGGCTCAGTGCTCCCGAAGGACAGGCAGCAACCTGCACGATAAGTTCTTCCGAACTGGCGTTTTCCGGTTTCACCCATGGTCTTTCTTTGGGGTTGTACACCTGGGGCAAGGTCTTAACGCACAATCCAGCATGGATGCACTTTTCGGGTTTCCAAACAATGGTTACCTCACCGTTTGAATATTCTTTGGTTGACATAGCTGCTAAACTTTAAATATTATCCAGTTCGGGTACTTTCATTTTCTCAATATCCCAGTCGGCTTTCTTGGCTCCGGCGATATAGGCCGATTCCAAAAATCCAAGAAGGGCTGCACGTGGGTCGGTTGCTTTTAACAGATTGTTGTAGGTCAACAGCGCCATGGGACTGCCGTTACTGTCAACCCATTGGGCCGTAGAAGGTATCAAAGGTTCCTGATCCACTCCTGAGGGTGACGGGTAGGTATATGAGTAGAAAGCAGGTTCGGGCATTTTTTCATCACCTCCCCAAAAACCAAAACTGATGCACTCGTGCGAGTAGGCATCCTTGTCCGATATCCTGGCTTCTGCTGGCATAGCGGGTGCCTGCTTGCCCGAAAAGCGGGTCACAGCCAGATCCATGGAATGCCAGTAAAGATGTACCGGACAGGTTTTACCATAAAAGCGGCCGCTGAACTCTTTGAAAACACCATCTACCCACAGCAGAATTCGCCAGAAATTTTGCGTGTAGGTCTCTTCGTAGTGGTGGTATTGCGTGATTTGCTCAAATGGTTTACCAATAGTTACATCGTAGGGTTTATCCAGAATGGAAACGGAAATATTGAACCTCCTGAGGATTTCAGAAAGCTGCTGGTAGAAATCTGCCACGCTTGTTCCATGGAGCAAGGAGAAACCCGCAGCTTCCCCTTTACTGGTGCTCACTTCCAGTTGGTGCCGGTGCACATTGATCGTAATGTCAAAGGTATCCATTCCCTCATTGTAGGGGATGGGGCCGGTCGTGATGCCTTTGGTGGTCACATACTCGGTAACGTACCACCAATGGTTTTTGCGGGGGGTTGAT from Echinicola soli encodes the following:
- a CDS encoding GNAT family N-acetyltransferase yields the protein MSTKEYSNGEVTIVWKPEKCIHAGLCVKTLPQVYNPKERPWVKPENASSEELIVQVAACPSGALSLKQKHKTMIKIEREEDRRKGRFVIYENDKFAGEMTYVWAGKSKFIIDHTGVEENYSGRGMGKQMVMAAVEYARDNNLKILPLCPFAKKVFDTYKEIDDVRA
- a CDS encoding DUF5996 family protein codes for the protein MQNLVTHGRFVSETLKVRQQRPWNSPHRPMSAFCVQSAVWEAYIRNYRYDLFMHHSAQLPLLDYKGNEQKKMTLHLFLQIMGKIRLKSTPRKNHWWYVTEYVTTKGITTGPIPYNEGMDTFDITINVHRHQLEVSTSKGEAAGFSLLHGTSVADFYQQLSEILRRFNISVSILDKPYDVTIGKPFEQITQYHHYEETYTQNFWRILLWVDGVFKEFSGRFYGKTCPVHLYWHSMDLAVTRFSGKQAPAMPAEARISDKDAYSHECISFGFWGGDEKMPEPAFYSYTYPSPSGVDQEPLIPSTAQWVDSNGSPMALLTYNNLLKATDPRAALLGFLESAYIAGAKKADWDIEKMKVPELDNI